ggcaggggatcacaaaaggacaagcacaaaaacaaaataaGCTCTAGGGTGatagaacctgagctgaccgcgatcctgaacctaaacacacaactagtagtagccggggaacgtgcctacgatgattcctagacgtctcgcgccagccgaaggattaacttcccctataagaagaaacacagacctcacttgcctccagagaaacaccccacagaaatagcagccccccacatgtaataacggtgaaatgagaggaaagcacatacgtagttatgaaaatagaatcagcaaaaatgaggcccgctaaagctagatagcagaggatacaaaagtgaactgcgcggtcagcgaaaaacccttcaaaaaaccatcctgaaattacttgaactcatgtgccaactcatggaacatgaggagtaatttcagcccactagagcaaccagcagcaaggaatcacatctctgcatgctggactaagacaaaaattaagcaaaacgtggaacagggaaatcaaaacttagcttgtcctgaagataacagacgcagggagcagaggtaaaaagacacgctgattacattgatagccggcgaggaaatgacaaaaaagccaggttaaataggaaactcccataacctgatggaacaggtggacaccagagaccgcagagaacacaagtcacccagtaccatcagtaaccaccagagggagcccaaaaacagaactcacaacagatagtGCACATGAACTAACCATTACCCAGATAGATAGTGCACATGGACTAACCATTACCCAGATAGATAGTGCACATGAACTAACCATTACCCAGATAGATAGTGCACATGAACTAACCATTACCCAGATAGATAGTGCACATGGACTAACCATTACCCAGATAGTGCACATGGACTAACCATTACCCAGATAGTGCACATGGACTAACCATTACCCAGATACTGCACATGGACTAACCATTACCCAGATAGTGCACATGGACTAACCATTACCCAGATAGTGCACATGGACTAACCATTACCCAGATAGTGCACATGGACTAACCATTACCCAGATAGTGCACATGGACTAAACATTACCCAGATAGTGCACATGGACTAAACATTACCCAGATAGTGCACATGGACTAAACATTACCCAGATAGTGCACATGCACTAAACATTACCCAGATAGTGCACATGGACTAACCATTACCCAGATAGTGCACATGCACTAAAAATTACCCAGATAATGCACATGGACTAACCATTACCCAGATAGTGCACATGGACTAACCATTTCCCAGATAATGCACATGGACTAACCATTACCCAGATAATGCACATGGACTAACCATTACCCAGATAATGCACATGGACTAATCATTATACAGATAATGCACATGGACTAACCATTACCCAGATAGTGCACATGGACTAAACATTACCCAGATAGTGCACATGGACTAACCATTACCCAGATAGTGCACATGGACTAAACATTACCCAGATAGTGCACATGGACTAAACATTACCCAGATAGTGCACATGGACTAACCATTACCCAGATAATGCACATGGACTAACCATTACCCAGATAATGCACATGGACTAACCATTACCCAGATAATGCACATGGACTAAACATTACCCAGATAGTGCACATGGACTAAACATTACCCAGATAGTGCACATGGACTAAACATTACCCAGATAGTGCACATGGACTAAACATTACCCAGATAGTGCACATGGACTAAACATTACCCAGAGAGTGCACATGGACTAACCATTACCCAGATAATGCACATGGACTAACCATTACCCAGATAATGCACATGGACTAACCATTACCCAGATAATGCACATGGACTAACCATTATCCAGATAATGCACATGGACTAACCATTACCCAGATAGTGCACATGGACTAATCATTATCCAGATAATGCACATGGACTAAACATTACCCAGATAGTGCACATGGACTAAACATTACCCAGATAGTGCACATGGACTAAACATTACCCAGATAGTGCACATGGACTAAACATTACCCAGATAGTGCACATGGACTAACCATTACCCAGATAGTGCACATGGACTAAACATTACCCAGATAATGCACATGGACTAACCATTACCCAGATAGTGCACATGGACTAAACATTACTCTTTTATCAAAGCCATTTGCACTGCTCCTCTGCTATTCCTCCTGAAACTATACAAGTAAACTGACAGTCAGCGTCACAATGCATCTTCTCAAAAAAGGGACGTATCTGATGGTCAATCATTACTGACAGTCAGCACAAATCCCGACAACAGTAGTCGCAACACCCATTTGTCAATTATTTTGTATATTTCCAGGAGACAAAACTATAGAGGAGAGTTTTACGAAAAGCTGTTCTAGAATTCTTCTTTAATGAagacaagtattttttttttaaacagacatGTCTGAATATGTGATACATACTTGCTTCTTGCTCCATGTTTTAGACTTTTTGGTTTCTTCTTTATCCTTCTGCTTCTTTTTGGGAACTTTCGGTGTGTCTTCACTTGCAGAGTGCTCCTCAACCTTTAGCATCTTCTCCTTTTTCCTCCTCACTGACTTTTCTTCATGACAAGTCACTTGCACAGATTGATGGGCCCCATCCGCCAACTTAGCCGTCTCTTTTGCTTTATTTCTCTTTTTCTTCTTCGAGGCTCCAGCAGATATGATGTCACATTCGTTATCTCGGTTTCTATTCAGATCTGATTCTCCGTGTACAGATTCCTTATCAGTAATTGattgttttctgtttttcttctttttggagACCATTAAAGAGTCTCCATCGTCTTCACCATGGAGGACATCATGACCATCAATAACATCATCTTCGCTCTGTACAGAAGCCATCTTCTCCTTTTTCCTCATCTTTGacttttgcttttcttcttcatgaCAAGTCACATGTACAGATTGATGGGCCCCATCCGCCAACTCAGCTGTGTCTtttgctttttttctctttttcttcttcgAGGCTCCATCAGATATGATCTCATATTCTTTATCTCTGTTTCCATTCAGAGCTGTTTTTCCGTGTCCAGATGTCTCATCAGTAATTGATagttttctctttttcttctttttggagACCCTTAAAGATTCTTTATCTTCTTTGCCATGGTGGACATCATCTTCGCTCTGTACAGAAGCCAACTTCTTCTTTTTTGCCTTCTTTGACTTTTGATTTTCTTCTTCACGACAAGTCACATGTAAAAATCCATGGGCACCAACCGCTAACTCAGCCGTGCcttttgctttatttttatttttcttctttgaggCTCCATCAGATACGATGTCACGTTCTTTATCTCGCCTTCCATTCAGATCACATTCTCCGTGTCCAGATTTTTCATCAGTAATTGATagttttctctttttcttctttttggagACCCTTAAAGATTCTCCATGGTGGACATCATGACCATCAATAACATCATCTTCGCTCGGTACAGAAGTCGTCTTCTTTTTCTTTGTTATCTTTTTTGCTTCCGTATGGTCAGACATCTCAGACTGGTCATCCTTAGAAGATCTTGATTGTTCCTCTAGAGCAGAACCCTTTTTCTTCTGGCTGACTGAGACATCCGTGCCAACATTTTGGGTTTTTGTTGCTTTGTACTCAAGGTTCCCCTTGGATTGCTTAAACTTCTTTTTCTTTGTAACACTTTCCTCACTTTCTTCTACAGCggaatgtttttcttttttatgcagTGGATCAATACTTTCAAGAACATCGTCTTcaacatttttctttttcttcttcttttttgggACATTGTTTATAATAAGGTCACATGATGCCACATCTTCATCTAACGCTTTACCTTTCTTCTTCTTTTTAGGAACTACATCTGCTATTTTCAAAGCATCTTCTGCAACGCTggctttctttttcttcttcttactTTCATTACTATGAGACTGTGATTCCTTTACTATACTTTTCCCAGATTTTTCATGTTtctgtttcttcttcttctttgttgGTTCAGTGCAGGTTATATATTCCTCATCACCGCCTGTCATTCTTCTGTGTATCAAAAAGTAAAAGTAACTCATTAAGAAGGAATATAAGACACATAATACTTCACTGcagtgaaatttttttttataatatatatatacacacacacacagaatatataCATGCATAACATGTAGACCATGACCATGTAGACCATGAAATCCACCTTCCTAATATTCTGTGGTTCTCCTTGGACCAGACTAAACTTCTGTAACCCATAAAGCCATAGGCTTCCCAAGATCTCTATAGGGCCATGTTCTCATGtagcatttttgtgtgtgtgtgtagaaaatCAATAGTTCAAGCAAAATGAATGTTTTCATGAAAACTCTTGACCACCATCCGTTTAAAGATGCTGTTGAACTTcaggtttttgatgcattttttcccctataggattattattattattattatttattattatagcgccatttattccatggcgctttacatgtcaggaggggtatatataataaaaacaggtacaataatcttgaacaatacaagtcataactggtacaggaggagtgaggaccctgcccgcgatggctcacaatctacaagggatgggtgaggatacagtaggtgaggatagagctggtcgtgcagtggtttggtcgatcagtggttcctgcaggttgtaggcttgtcggaagaggtaggtcttcaggttcttttttaaggttgctatggtagatgagagtctgatatgtggtggtagagagttccagagtagggggaatgcgcgggagaagtcttagatgcggatgtgggaagaggggagtagagaaggagatcttgtgaggatcggaggttgcgtgcaggaaagtaccgggagatgaggtcacagatgtatggaggagacaggttgtggatggctttgtacgtcatggttagggttttgtactggagtctctgggcaatggggagccagtgaggggattgacagagaggagcggccggggaatagcggggggacaggtggattagtcaggcagcagggtttagaatagattgaaggggtgcgagagtgttagagaggaggccacagagcaggaggttacagcagtcggggcgggagatgatgagggcatggtctagggtttttgcagattcttggtttaggaatgtacagatccgtgaaatatttttgagttgaaggtggcaggaagtggaaagggcttggatatgtggtttgaaggagagatcagtgtcaaggattaccccgagacagcgagcttgtaggactggggagagtgggcagccgtttactgtaatggatagattcattgggggggtcgcgtgagattggGGAAAGACAATTAATTCTGTTTTCTCCATGTTAAGTTTTATAAATCTAAATCCTGTGAAAATTCAGTGAATCctgaaaaaaaacatgtaaaaaaacatACAGCTGCCTTAATGTAGGATCCTTTTGTTTAGACAGACTGCTGTTGCAAATTTTGGTGCGGACACCAACAGGAAAAATTCTGCTACGTGGAAACATGGCCTCTGTGTCCTATGGTATTGGGCACCAAGATGTTAGCAGCAGATCATTTCAGCCCTGTATGTTGCGAGGTGCCGTCTTGAAGGGATCGGATTTGCTTTTCAGATGCTCAATCGGACAGAGGTTTCAAGAACTCTTTGTCATGTTCCTCACACAATTTCTGGACGAAATTTGAAGTGTGGCAGGGCCGGGGTGCACCTGGTAAGTACAATGTTTAAGGTAGGTGGTCCATGTCAAATAACATGCATGTGAAAGCCGGGAACCAAGGTTTTCCAACAGAACATTGCCGAACCCACATAAACcaacccccacccaaaaaaaaaaaaaaaaatagacaagaaAAAAATAATAGAGAATGAAAATAACAAAATTTAGGCCCCCACTTATcactgataaaaaaaaatgcaaaaatcatTTGATGagcaagaatttttttttatagatcttTAAATTGCATTTACAGAAAAAAAAGGGTCTGGTTCGGAACAGGGGTAAATGGTTCGGTCACAGATATTTTTCGATTTGAACAAGGGAATTGTCAATACACTGCAATAGGGTGGAAGTGACACTCGCCCAGGGGTGGACGTCCTCCTGAGGGTGACACTCGCCCAGGGGTGGAtgatgttattatgagggcggccttcacccaggggtggatgttattatgagAGCGGCCCTCACCCAGGAGTGGATGTTATTATGAGAGCGGCCCTCACCCAGgagtggatgttattatgagggcggccctcacccaggagtggatgttattatgagggcggccctcacccaggagtggatgttattatgagggcggccctcatccaggagtggatgttattatgagggcggccctcatccaggagtggatgttattatgagggcggccctcacccaggagtggatgttattatgagggcggccctcatccaggagtggatgttattatgagggcggccctcatccaggagtggatgttattatgagggcggccctcacccaggagtggatgttattatgagggcggccctcacccaggagtggatgttattatgagggcggccctcatccaggagtggatgttattatgagggcggccctcacccaggagtggatgttattatgagggcggccctcatccaggagtggatgttattatgagggcggccctcatccaggagtggatgttattatgagggcggccctcacccaggagtggatgttattatgagggcggccctcatccaggagtggatgttattatgagggcggccctcatccaggagtggatgttattatgagggcggccctcatccaggagtggatgttattatgagggcggccctcatccaggagtggatgttattatgagggcggccctcatccaggagtggatgttattatgagggcggccctcatccaggagtggatgttattatgagggcggccctcatccaggagtggatgttattatgagggcggccctcatccaggagtggatgttattatgagggcggccctcatccaggagtggatgttattatgagggcggccctcacccaggagtggatgttattatgagggcggccctcatccaggagtggatgttattatgagggcggccctcatccaggagtggatgttattatgagggcggccctcatccaggagtggatgttattatgagggcggcccttatccaggagtggatgttattatgagggcggccctcacccaggagtggatgttattatgagggcggccctcacccaggagtggatgttattatgagggcggcTCTCATCCAGGActggatgttattatgagggcggccctcatccaggagtggatgttattatgagggcggccctcatccaggagtggatgttattatgagggcggccctcatccaggagtggatgttattatgagggcggccctcatccaggagtggatgttattatgagggcggccctcacccaggagtggatgttattatgagggcggccctcatccaggagtggatgttattatgagggcagccctcatccaggagtggatgttattatgagggcggccctcacccaggAGTGGATGTTATTATGAGAGCAGCCCTCACCCAGGAGTGGATGTTATTATGAGAGCGGCCCTCGCCCTGGGGTGGTGTTATGAGGGCGGCCCTCGCCCTGGGGTGGTGGtattatgagggcggccctcacccaggAGTGGATGTTATTATGAGAGCGGCCCTCGCCCTGGGGTGGTGGtattatgagggcggccctcacccaggagtggatgttattatgagggcggccctcGCCCTGGGGTGGTGGtattatgagggcggccctcacccaggAGTGGATGTTACTATGAGGGCGGGCCTCACCCAGGAGTGGATGTTACTATGAGGGCGGCCCTCGCCTGggggtggatgttattatgagggcggcAGTCGCCCGggggtggatgttattatgagggccgctctcataataacatccacccctgggtgagggccgccctcataataacatccacaACTGGGCgagggccgccctcataataacatccacccccaggcgagggccgccctcataataacatccactcCTGGGTGAGGGCTGAattcacatgatgagagcattatactgcctctgtacaaatccctagttagaccgcacatggagtactgtgtccagttttgggcaccggtgctcaggaaggatataatggaactagagagagtacaaaggagggcaacaaaattaataaaggggatgggagaactacaatacccagatagattagcgaaatgttattaggagggcggccctcgcccaggggtggatgttattagGAGGGCGGCCCTCACCCAAGGGTGGGTGTTATTAggagggcggccctcacccaggggtggatgttattaggagggcggccctcgcccaggggtggatgttattaggagggtggccctcacccaggggtggatgctattaggagggcggccctcacccaggggtggatgttattaggagggcggccctcgcccaggggtggatgttattaggagggcggccctcacccaggggtggatgttattagGAGGGCGGACCTCGcccaggggtggatgttattaggagggcggccctcacccatgggtggatgttattatgagggcggccctcacccaggggtggatgttattaggatggcggccctcacccaggggtggatgctattaggagggcggccctcacccaggggtggatgctattaggagggcggccctcacccaggggtggatgttattatgagggcggccctcacccaggggtggatgttattaggagggcggccctcacccgggggtggatgttattaggagggcggccctcgtccaggggtggatgttattagGAGGGCGGCCCTCGTCCAGGGGTGGATGCTATTAggagggcggccctcacccaggggtggatgttattatgagggcggccctcacccaggggtggatgttattaggagggcggccctcgtccaggggtggatgttattagGAGGGCGGCCCTCGTCCAGGGGTGGATGCTATTAggagggcggccctcacccaggggtggatgttattatgagggcggccctcacccaggggtggatgt
The nucleotide sequence above comes from Ranitomeya imitator isolate aRanImi1 chromosome 7, aRanImi1.pri, whole genome shotgun sequence. Encoded proteins:
- the KNOP1 gene encoding lysine-rich nucleolar protein 1 is translated as MTGGDEEYITCTEPTKKKKKQKHEKSGKSIVKESQSHSNESKKKKKKASVAEDALKIADVVPKKKKKGKALDEDVASCDLIINNVPKKKKKKKNVEDDVLESIDPLHKKEKHSAVEESEESVTKKKKFKQSKGNLEYKATKTQNVGTDVSVSQKKKGSALEEQSRSSKDDQSEMSDHTEAKKITKKKKTTSVPSEDDVIDGHDVHHGESLRVSKKKKKRKLSITDEKSGHGECDLNGRRDKERDIVSDGASKKKNKNKAKGTAELAVGAHGFLHVTCREEENQKSKKAKKKKLASVQSEDDVHHGKEDKESLRVSKKKKKRKLSITDETSGHGKTALNGNRDKEYEIISDGASKKKKRKKAKDTAELADGAHQSVHVTCHEEEKQKSKMRKKEKMASVQSEDDVIDGHDVLHGEDDGDSLMVSKKKKNRKQSITDKESVHGESDLNRNRDNECDIISAGASKKKKRNKAKETAKLADGAHQSVQVTCHEEKSVRRKKEKMLKVEEHSASEDTPKVPKKKQKDKEETKKSKTWSKKQEEHTDIPPGPAQDEVHIDKGTKFGQWDTATFQNPEQQTKFLRLLGGFKKGNQGSLKKGNQGSLASPSDQGKANMALGKQREQVLERNLQAEFDKALSWKENRGIGLGFQPAPNKFFYIDKTASRSVKFND